The DNA sequence GCATAGGCCCTTGGACCCCATAGGAATTCATAGCGTGGAGGATCACTGTGAGGCACCTGCCGATACTGTAGATATTGTTCCTCCACCAAATCTTTGGTGATGAGTTTCCTGGGCTCCCCATAGATAAAATCAACCTGCCCAGCATATACCCCCATCATATTCAATGCTTTCCAAATATTCTCCTCAGGGGCACAGTTGCCCTCCATGAAGATCATACCCAGGATAAGTATCAGGAAGCCGGTCTTGGGCATTCCCCCATCATTAATCAGCATCCCATCGTAGGTGAGGTTGAGTGTTTTGACAAGCTTATAAGAGTGTCCCATGGGGTCCACTTCTTTTACTTCAATGCCAAAGACGACCTCCATGCACTCACAGACTTTGCTGAAGATCTCAGGGAAGTTGTCCTTGTGTTCTCTGATGACACTCCTCAGCATTTCTGCTTTTGTGGTGGGTTCCTTTGTTACATATTTGATACACAGAAACTGCACCAGTTCAGCCACCTTGTTGTTTAGCTCACCACTGAGCGAGGACTCAGGATCTGGTGGAGTCTTGCAGTTGCtgggctcctcctcctcttggCTACTGGAATTCTCATCAGATTGACTCAGTGGAGTGGCTGAGGTGTCAGTGGGTGAGAAGCAGGCTCCGTGAGAATTTTGGACAACACTCAGTGCCCCAGTGACAGTCACCTCCTCTGTGGTTCCAGGGATCAACAGGGTGAGGGAAGAGGAGATGgtggatttggggcaggaggtggcCTCTTCCTTCTGAGCCATGGAGGCCTGCACACATTCTAGGCCCTGTGCCTCTTTTGGAGTCTGAAGGTCTTCCTCAAGCTTGCAGCACTCACTCTTCTGACCCAGAGACATGATGGCTGGTATTGGAGTTAGCCAGCAGGACAGTGGGACACTGAAGGAGCAAGAGTGGCCTCAGCTGAGAAAATCCCCTCACCCAGGATGGCTCTGCCAAAGGAAGCTTACAGGTCTCCTCTTTAGGGGATCTCCCAGGTGTCATGGGCTTCTGTTCTGGTCAACCTAAGAACGAAAGAAGAAGCGAGATAGTTCCTCAGGGTGGAACCCAAGGATTCCAGGGCTGAGAGTAGGCCAGGTGGGGTCAGGCACTATGGATTCTCTGTTTTGGGGTGGGCAGGACCTTGGGAGACATTCAGGGTGTGCACCTCGTTTTGACTGCTGCAGCTGGCCAGGCCTTCTCCCATATGCTGACCTGAGAACCCAGGCCTCAGACCATGGCTGTCACCTCCCAGATCTTAGAACTTTGAGGAGGGAAACTGAGAGGATTCCTCAGGATGCAGACTACAGACACAGTTGTGGTCCCTGTAGTGTTGACAGAAGCGGTGGGGCCAAGCTCTGTGATGTCCCTTCTGTCGTGGGGTGGATGGTTCCCTCAATGCTCCTTCAGAGTCCCAGCACTTTCCCCTGCCAGCATCTAGGCCCTGTCACTCTGCTGACGTcccccagaggaagaagagaaggggcACCACATCGGACTCCACTTGCCCAGGGTCTCCCAAGGCTGCTAGCAGGGACTGTGCGGGTTTCAGAGGTAGGGGCAGGGGGGCGCCCATATCTAGGCTAGGAGGGCCCATCACATGATTCATCTTTACACCTGACCAAGCCCGCTTCACATCCTCCACAGCTGAGCAGACATGGCATCCTCAGTTTGCAGCCTTGCTTCTCTGTGAGAGACCCAAGCCCCATGATGGGAGCACAACCTACCACTACTGGCCACCTCTGCCCAGGGCCTCTTGGGTACCACAGCAGGGTAGAGGCCATCTGTTCTGGGGTAGGGGGTACCCTCCGATCTGCCTTCCCACCTGGGCAGGTTCTCAGCCAGCCCTCACTGgacatctcctggagcctgcccTACCCGACACCAAAGTGCCTAGAGTCCGCACCCAGTGGCTCCTACCTGAGGTCTCCTGGGTTGGAGCAAGGAGCAGGGCAGGTTTCTGTGGGCCACCCTTTCTCTGTGGTGATGACGCCTCAGTTCTGCTCAGTGTCATCACAGCTACCCCTGACAGGGTGAAATTGGGTCAGGGAGTGGCCCAGGGCTGAGCACAGCCCCTCGGTTTCGGTAGGGCCCTGAATGTCTGCACGGAAAACCTTTCTTTGCTGTCCCTCAGGATCTTCACATCAAGGCGGGGCCACCCCTGGGACTCCAGACCCTGCTGGCCCCAGGCCTCACCCCTTCAGACTCTGAAAGCTGAAGTAGGAAACATCACATCCGAAACCCTTCCTTGGGTGGACAGTAAGGACGGGGCTGGGCCCACCTTTCTGCAGTGGGCTCTCCCCTCCGCCAGTCTCTTATGGGCCTTGCTTTCATGCCTGGCGAAGGGGTCTGGGCCTTCTTGGCCTGCCGACCTGATGCCCCATCAAACTGATCGTCTCACCTCCCAAGATCCCTGACCCAGAATGGGAGAGGGGTTATCCTGCCAGCACTTGTCCACGTCTCTGGGGCTGACACTACTAGTTGGGGTGAATTTCTGTGAGGATCCCCCTCTGGCTCTAAGGTGGGGGACACCTCAGTCCTCAAGGTGTTCCTATTTACTCCTGTCAGGGCCTGGGCCCCCTTTCTTTTGCTGGTCTGAGATGTGCCCTGCAGGCCAAGAGCACCATCTCCGTGAGGTCTTGACAGTGAAGTGTGGATGGGAGGGGTCATCTGTCAACCATACCTGGGGCCTCATGAAGCAGATGGAAAAGGCAGGTGTCTGCAGTTTCTTCAGGATCCTCCCTCTGACAACTGGCAGAGTCTGGGCCTTGTCCCTTTGCTGACCTGAGTATAATCACTGCAGTTGAAGCCTCGTCTTCAGATTCCCAAGCTTAAAGTCAGCAACTACATCCAAGGACCCTGCATAGGGCCTCCGAGAGCTGAAAGTGGGCCTAGACGAAGTGGAGGCCTATTCTCTTCTGTTTGGCAGGCAATTTGGTCATCCCACGGGATCAGTTTGACTCTTGGAATTGCTGGTACCCCCTCCCCATGAGGGCCGCCTCCCTTAATCACGGGTCACCTTGGAGTTCGCAAGAGTCAGAAAAGAGGAGGGCAGTATCAATCCCGACAAACCTACTGGGAGTCTTCCAGGATTGACATCAGGGGTGGAACAGGGTACTGCAGGGCCCACAGGGTTCTGGGGGGCGGGGGTTGGACTCCTCAGTCCTCACTCATAAATGTGCTTCTCTTGGCTGCTGCCTTCTTGATTAAATGCTCTCTGGTAGGTTCCTTGTTTTCTGCCAGCTGTGAGCATTTGCCCAGCTGCAAACCTTCCAGAGAAAGGTTTAAGTTCCCAGGAGCTAGATGGGAGAGCAGCACTGCCTCATGACAGGTGGTGGATATTCAGAAAAGCATCTTGTCTTCCTATGGGTCTCTTCACCAGCCAGACATACACTTTGGAAACATTTTGTTCTAACACTTTATTTCCTACCCTGAAGTGGTAGAGCAGTGTGATTTGGGGAGATTCTGCTCTTTTGAAGTTCTCACACTGCATTATCCAGTATAgtgatttccatttttcttaagcCTCATTGACATTAAGgaatatattttatgaatatattttatttttatattttatgaagcATCTTTTTATGaaggatctgtgtgtgtgtgtgtgtgtgtttcacccTTATAGTTGCTATTCCACTTTTAGAACATTCTTTTAATCAAAAATATGTTTtcacttatggacatgggaagaggggaggagagggtgagatgtatggagagaataatgtggaaatttacattaccatttgtaaaatagatagccaatgggaatttgctgtatgcctcaggaaactcaaacagcgGCTCTGTACCAACATAGAGGGGTGgagaggggtgggagatgggagggaggttcaaaagggagggcatatatgtatacctatggctgattcatgttgaggtttgacagaaaacaacaaaattctataaagcaatcattctttaattaaaacataaataaatttaaaagtatgtTTTCGAAGTCAGGCTTCACTCAAGTGATTTCAGGTGGTGATTaacacaggctctggagtcatACTGCATCAATCAACCTAATTTTTCCTGAAACTGCCCTGGGCCTACTGGCCTCTGTGGGCTGAGGtggtatgtttaaaaatattcctcccacctcccttcatcTGAGGTCTATTTTTGTCTATGGACCTTCACAAACTTGTCTGCCACCTCCCACCCTCTCACCAAGTACCacttcttttttctccaccaagGGTTTCTCATGCTTTTTTGTTTAGActtggttgttgatatttttggtAGGCTGAAAAATGGCCCTCCCAAAGATCTCCTATCCCAATCCCTAGAACCTTCTTtgggaaaagggtctttgcagatatgattaagaATCTTTCCATGGAGGGATTagcctggattatccaggtgggtcCTAAATAGAATCACATGTTTCCTAACAAGACAGAGGCAGGAGAACTGACAAGCTGAGAAGGCAATGTGAAGATGGAGCAGGGAACTATTTGGAGATGTTGACCTTGAAGATTTCAGTCATGTTCCCATAAGCCAAGGAAGGCCAGCAGTTACAAGAAGCCAGTAAAGGTAAGGAATGGGCTTTCCCccagagcagtggtccccaacctctggggtctaatgcctgatgatctgaggtggagctgatgtaatactAGAAATACAATACACAATCAATGTCATGTGctggaatcatcctgaaaccacccctccctctgtccatggaaaatcTGTCTTCCACAcgactggtccctggtgccaaaagctTGGGGATCGCCAACCTACAGTCTCCAGAGGGTGTGCGGCCTTGCCAGTACCATCATTTCACCCTAATGAAACTGATATTGGGCATCTGGCtttcagaactgtaagagaataaatttctgttgcttaagacAGCCAGTTCATGGTAGTTTAATACAGCAATCTTAGGAGACTAatacaacattttttattttctttcattctccctTCTGTGGTTTTCCAGGTTTGATTTCGGGAGTGGAGGACAGCAGCCCAAACTTGACTTGCATTTTAGCAACAAAAGTCACTAAATCTGTAAGCAACTCAaggagaattgacatctttaccATATTTTGTTTCACATCAGTGAACATGGCGTATTTCAATTTTGGggggacttaaaaaaaatcttaatctaTCAGGaaagttttatgttttccttcttaaaaatatcatatacattttttgtgtgtgatttgtTAATTCCTCTTAGATGGATTCTGGATTTTATTGTTGTTACATGTGCTAATTTGTGAATGGGATTTTGTCTATTATATGTAGTAATTAATTATGGCCTTTGTGTGCCAAGGCTCTTGAATTAATTGTATTGACTGACCTCCCATACATGTtctttctgaagttttttttatttatttggatattCTACAAAGTgattccttttaattttctaGGCAGATGATGGTATAGTTACAAATACATCTCTTTCTGttcaatatttatatatgttattcATTTTGGTATCTGTATCTCTGGCTTTGTATTCCAGTGCAATTTTGATCAGTAGATGTGAGAATATATGTCTTTTTCAAGACTTGAATGAAAATACTTCGAACATTTCACACCTGACTATGTTTGGTGTAGAATTTAGGAAAAGCAAGTTCTTTCTAAGTTGCTAGAAGTTTGTACCATTAACTCATGTTGAGTTTCTCTCAGAGGCTTTTTCTATACCCATTGgcacaatcatttttttttttctcttctaatttgTTACTGTATGGACCtacaactgaaaatattttctaatgttaaatCATATTTTCACTTCTTGGGCACAGCCCATTTGCTCATTGAATTCACTACTTTGTTGACTATGCTATTTTATGCTATTTACTACTATGTGAATGAGCTTTGCTCAAGTATTCTTTTCATGGGGATGGAAGGCAATGTCCTCATTTGGTTTTTGAAACAAGGAGAGCTGGCTGGGAAAAAATGAGTTGCATAACTCCCCCTCTCCCTTTTTGTGGGTATGCCTTagaaaagtttttctttctttcagaagaGCACTCTCTAGGTTGTGTGGTATACTTCCATTAGGAGGTGTGTAATGCCTGGTCTTTCTTTATGAAGATGTCAGCAGTCCATGATTATCATGTATATCAATCCTTTAGGGGTCACAGAATGTTCATTCTCATTCTTTCTTACTCTACTAGCTGAAATACCTCTATATGTGATAACATTTCTTTGTCCACCATGTGGTTATCCTGAGGGAACTTGTGTTCCCTTGTATTAAAATCTCTTCATCTAAATTTTGTACAGTCTATTTCATgcttttgttcctgatctttttTTAGTAACCATATTTGCAAATATGATCACCTTATAAGTATCTTATGTTAATTGGTtctgctgtttctatttcattttttctgcatttatctTCCTTACTTCCTGGTTTCTATTTCTTTAGGTTGAATATGCTATTAACTCTGTACATTCTTTAGGTATTTATCTGTTCtaaatatttcttgttttctttttttaatataaatttattttaattggaggttaattactttacaatattgtattggttttgccatacctcaacatgaatctgccacaggtatacacgtgttccccattctgaaaccccctccctcctctctccccataccatctctctgggttgtcccagcacaccagccccaagcatccagtctcatgtattaaaaaaaaatattttctaagacaTCTATTGAAAACTATACATTTCTCACTGAGTATCACTCGAGCTGTATCATACAGATAGTATTATATAGCTTCATATGTACTGCTTAAATATTTTGCAAGTTGAATATATCATTATTACTTATGCTATTATaatctatatatgtatgtgtatatatacacacactaaagTGTGTAAAAACATTTTTGTGTAGGATTTGAAGAGGACAAAAGAGAATATTAGGAGGTTTCATGATCCAGGGGTGTTTGGTTTTGGGTTATTAATTGTAACAGACACAAACATATTTGACTATCAGTGACTGAGTTGGGTTTATCCCATGAAGGTGAATAGGTTTAATGctagaaaatctgtcactatgaTTGGTCACACATGTTAAAGTcagggattatccaggcaaataGAAACTACAGTaaatatataacacagggaatttaATGTAGGGGATCAGGTTCACAACATATGGAAAAGCTGAACAAGGGAGAAGTGGGGAACCCAACAATTAGCAACTTGAGGAAGTCACTCCCACCTTTAGcctgagaggaaaaagaaagatggtAGTATTATTGGAGTCTAATTGTTGCCTTCAATAGGATCTGGAGGCATGGTGAGCCAGTCTTAGGGGAGTTGAAGCCATGGAGAAAATGTAGCCATGGAACGAGAGCCACCTGATCtagagggaaaaggagaaaaactctAGCTGCTTCATTCATCTGCATTGTAATCTCCTGCTGGTGCCATCAGTTGGCTGAACCAACATGGCAACAAAATGTTAGTGAGCTTACAAATTACAGGCTGTGGGTGTCAGCCAGTACATCATAGAGAGCAGAGCAGGGGATGAGGGAGGGTTAGTCAGtgagttcagtagctcagtcatgtccgactctgtgaccctatggactgcagcacaccaggcttccctatccatcaccatctcccatagcttactcaaactcatgtcctttgagtaagtgatgccatccaaccatctcattctctgtcatccccttctcctcctgccttcaatctttcccaacatcagggtcttttccaatgagccggctcttcctatcaggtggccaaagtattggagcttcagcttcagtgtcagtccttccaatgaatattcaggactgatttcctttaggatggactggtttgatctccgtgcagtccaagggactctcaagagtattcttcaacaccacagttcaaaagcatcaattctttggtgtgcagctttaaaataaatattcattttttaattgaaggataattgctttaaagaattttgttgttttttttgtccAACCTCAACATGAAACAGACATAGGTATACATTTATTCCCTCCCTTTCaatcctccctcccatctcccaccgcATCCTACccatctaggttgatacagagcccctgtttgagtttcctgagacatacagcaaattcccgttggctatctattttacacatggcaatgtaagtttctatgttactctctccatacatctcaccctctcctcccctctccttatgtccataagtctattctctctatgtctgtttttccattgctgctctgaaaataaattcttcaatactatttttctagattctgtatatatgcattagtatacaatatttatctttctatttctaacttacttcactctgtataataggttctaggttcatccacctcattagaactgactcaaatgtgttcctttttatggctgagtaacatttcattatgtatatgaatcaaaacttctttatccattcatctgtcgatggacatctcgGTTGCTTTCACactctagttattgtaaatagtgctgcaatgaacaagcactcagcatttttttttatggtccaactttcacatctgtacatgactgcagtaaaaaccatagccttgactatacaaacctttgtcggcaaagtgatgtctctgctttttaatatgctgtctaggttggtcatagctttacttccaaggagcaagtgtcttttaatttcatggctgcagtcaccatctacagcgattttgtagcccaagaaaataatgtttccattttactcatctatttgccatgaagtgatgggaccagatgccatgatcttagttttctgaatgttgagtttgaatccagcattttcactctcctctttcactttcatcaagaggctttttagttcctcttcgctttttgtcataagggtggtgtcatctgcatatctgaagttattcatAGTTCTCcttgcaaacttgattccagcttgtgcttcatccaaccaagcattttgcatgatgtactcagcatataagttaaataagcagggtgacaatatacagccttgacgtactcctttccctatttggaaccagtctattgttccatgcccagttctaactgttgcttcttgacctgcatacatgtttctcaggagtcTAGTAAGGTGGTctgacattcccatctctttcagaattttccacagtttattgtgatccacacagtcaaaggctttggcatagccaatgaggcagaagtagatgtttttctggaatgctcttgatttttatatgatccaacagatgttggcaattgggtctctggttcctctgccttttctaactccaacttgaacttttggaagttcttgattcatgtacagttgaagcGTGGCATGgagagtttgagcattactttgccagcttgtgaaattttgcagtagtttgaacattctttggcattgcctttctttgggactggaatgaaagctgaccttttccagtcctgtggccactgctgagttttccaaatttgctggcatactgagtgcagcactttcatagcatcatcttttaggatttgaaatagctcagctggaattccatcacctccactaactttgttcataacaATGCTTGATTTCACTGTctaagatgtttggctctaggtgagtgatcacaccattgtggttatctgggtcatgaagatctttttttggtatagttgTTTTGcatattattgccacctcttcttgatatcttctgctactgttaggtccataccatttctgtcctttattgtgcccatcattgcatgaagtgttcccttggtatctctgattttcttgaagagatctctagtctttcccattctatttctttggatttttcactgagaaaggctttcttatctctccttgctattttttact is a window from the Capra hircus breed San Clemente chromosome X unlocalized genomic scaffold, ASM170441v1, whole genome shotgun sequence genome containing:
- the LOC102181664 gene encoding putative MAGE domain-containing protein MAGEA13P, whose amino-acid sequence is MSLGQKSECCKLEEDLQTPKEAQGLECVQASMAQKEEATSCPKSTISSSLTLLIPGTTEEVTVTGALSVVQNSHGACFSPTDTSATPLSQSDENSSSQEEEEPSNCKTPPDPESSLSGELNNKVAELVQFLCIKYVTKEPTTKAEMLRSVIREHKDNFPEIFSKVCECMEVVFGIEVKEVDPMGHSYKLVKTLNLTYDGMLINDGGMPKTGFLILILGMIFMEGNCAPEENIWKALNMMGVYAGQVDFIYGEPRKLITKDLVEEQYLQYRQVPHSDPPRYEFLWGPRAYAETSKMKVLEFFAKISGTDPTSLFWYEEALRDERAQARTVPWDDTTAMASENSSAMSSNLFCPE